One Citrobacter amalonaticus genomic window carries:
- a CDS encoding YbeF family transcriptional regulator, which produces MSENSKPKGHFYEHRPEDKPQIFRTLRNIDLNLLTIFEAVYVHKGIVNAAKILNLTPSAISQSIQKLRTIFPDPLFIRKGQGVTPTTYATHLHEYISQGLESILGALDLTGSYDKQRTITIGTTPSIGALVMPTIYHAIKTSHPQLHLRNIPVHDAETQLSQFQSDLIIDNHLYSNRAVENHVLFSDKIELVCRQNHPSLTRAVTPEALDDAEHSLLMIEGQSFTLLRQRIQELFPDRQISFSSYNIFTLASLIAHSDLVGIMPARFFTLFSHCWPLQRIPHPSLNHEKIDFSLHYNKLSLRDPVLENVITVIRDAF; this is translated from the coding sequence GTGAGTGAAAATAGTAAGCCGAAAGGACATTTCTACGAACATCGACCCGAAGATAAACCGCAAATTTTCAGAACGCTGAGAAATATCGACCTGAACCTGCTGACTATTTTTGAAGCTGTTTATGTTCATAAAGGAATCGTCAACGCCGCGAAAATTCTCAATCTGACTCCCTCAGCGATCAGCCAGTCCATTCAGAAACTGCGCACAATATTTCCTGATCCCCTGTTTATTCGAAAAGGCCAGGGGGTGACGCCCACGACGTATGCCACCCATCTGCATGAGTATATCAGCCAGGGGCTGGAATCCATTCTCGGCGCGCTGGATCTCACCGGCAGTTACGATAAACAACGGACGATTACTATCGGGACCACACCGTCTATCGGGGCGCTGGTCATGCCGACAATTTATCACGCCATCAAAACAAGCCATCCGCAACTGCACCTGCGTAACATTCCCGTCCATGATGCCGAAACGCAACTCAGTCAGTTTCAGAGCGATTTGATTATTGATAACCACCTCTACAGCAACCGCGCAGTAGAGAACCATGTTCTGTTTTCTGACAAAATCGAACTGGTCTGCCGCCAGAACCACCCTTCTCTGACGCGTGCCGTGACCCCTGAAGCCCTCGATGACGCTGAACATAGTCTGCTGATGATCGAAGGACAAAGCTTCACGCTCCTGCGCCAACGTATCCAGGAACTGTTCCCCGATCGGCAAATCAGCTTTAGCAGCTACAACATTTTTACGCTGGCATCACTCATCGCCCACAGCGATCTGGTGGGTATTATGCCCGCCCGCTTCTTCACGCTGTTCAGCCACTGCTGGCCGCTTCAGCGGATCCCTCATCCATCCCTGAACCATGAGAAAATCGACTTCTCACTGCATTACAACAAGCTAAGCTTACGCGATCCAGTACTGGAGAACGTCATCACAGTGATCCGCGACGCCTTCTGA
- a CDS encoding deaminated glutathione amidase, translating to MLVAAGQFAVSSVWEKNAETCVTLMSQAAENGASLLVLPEALLARDDADPDLSVKSAQPVEGDFLKQLLRESALNTMTTILTVHVPSRPGRAVNTLVALRGGKIVASYAKLHLYDAFSIQESRNVDAGNVIAPLLDVDGLRVGLMTCYDLRFPELSMALALQGAEVLVLPAAWVRGALKEHHWSTLLAARALDTTCYMIAAGECGNKNIGQSRIIDPFGVTIAAAADVPTLVMAEISAERIRQVRAQLPVLRNRRFVPPQLS from the coding sequence ATGCTAGTTGCTGCAGGGCAATTTGCCGTCAGTTCTGTGTGGGAAAAGAACGCAGAAACTTGCGTCACGCTCATGTCGCAGGCGGCGGAAAACGGCGCGTCATTGCTGGTTCTGCCTGAGGCATTGCTGGCGCGAGACGATGCGGATCCCGACCTGTCGGTGAAATCCGCCCAGCCTGTAGAGGGAGATTTTCTGAAACAATTGTTGCGGGAAAGCGCATTGAATACGATGACCACCATTCTCACCGTTCACGTTCCCTCTCGTCCCGGTCGTGCAGTGAACACGCTGGTGGCGCTGCGCGGGGGGAAAATCGTGGCAAGCTACGCCAAGCTACACCTCTATGATGCTTTCTCCATTCAGGAGTCCCGCAATGTTGATGCGGGTAATGTTATCGCACCGCTGCTTGATGTGGATGGACTCAGAGTGGGGCTGATGACCTGCTACGATCTGCGCTTTCCCGAACTGTCGATGGCGCTTGCGTTGCAGGGCGCGGAAGTACTGGTGTTACCAGCGGCATGGGTCAGAGGGGCGCTGAAGGAACATCACTGGTCGACGCTGCTGGCTGCCCGCGCGCTCGATACCACCTGCTATATGATTGCCGCAGGGGAGTGTGGTAACAAAAACATCGGGCAGAGCCGTATTATTGATCCCTTTGGGGTGACGATTGCAGCGGCGGCAGACGTCCCGACACTTGTCATGGCGGAGATTTCCGCTGAGCGGATCCGCCAGGTGCGGGCGCAATTACCGGTATTACGTAACCGCAGATTTGTGCCACCGCAATTATCATGA
- the tatE gene encoding twin-arginine translocase subunit TatE, translated as MGEISITKLLVVAALVVLLFGTKKLRTLGGDLGTAIKGFKKAMNDEDAGAKKDADGSIQAEKLSHKE; from the coding sequence ATGGGTGAGATTAGTATTACCAAACTGCTGGTGGTGGCCGCACTGGTCGTTCTGCTGTTTGGTACCAAGAAGTTACGTACACTGGGTGGAGACCTGGGCACGGCGATTAAGGGCTTCAAGAAAGCAATGAATGATGAAGATGCGGGCGCGAAAAAAGACGCAGACGGCAGCATTCAGGCTGAGAAACTCTCTCATAAAGAGTAA
- the dpiB gene encoding sensor histidine kinase DpiB — protein sequence MLVQKNKKPFSFFRRLAFPLRIFLLILVFSVFIIAALAQYFSASFEDYLSTHVRDMAMNQAKIIAANDSVIAAVKDRDYKRLASIAGKLQSDTDFDYVVIGDSHSIRLYHPNPEKIGYPMQFTKPGALERGESYFITGTGSIGLAMRAKTPIFDDGGNVIGVVSIGYLVSKIDSWRLDFILPMAGVFVLLLVILMLLSWFFAAHIRRQMMGMEPKQIARVVRQQEALFSSVYEGLIAVDPDGYITAINRSARKMLGLRSPGRQWLGKPIHEVVNPSDFFTEQIAERRVDAMVNFNGLSVIANREAIRSGDELLGAIISFRSKDEIATLNAQLTQIKQYVESLRTLRHEHLNWMSTLNGLLQMKEYDRVREMVQGESQAQQQLIDSLREAFADRQVAGLLFGKAQRARELGLKMTIVPGSQLQQLPEGLDSTEFAAIVGNLLDNAFEASLRTGQGNKVVELYLSDEGDDVVIEVADQGCGVPEALREKIFEQGVSTRSDEPGEHGIGLYLIASYVGRCGGTITLEDNDPCGTLFSLFIPKVKKNNDGTINPINR from the coding sequence ATGTTGGTTCAAAAAAATAAAAAGCCGTTTTCTTTTTTTCGCCGACTGGCATTTCCGTTGCGCATTTTTCTGCTTATTCTCGTTTTTTCGGTGTTCATTATCGCCGCGCTGGCACAGTATTTTTCCGCCAGTTTTGAGGATTATTTAAGTACGCATGTCCGTGATATGGCGATGAACCAGGCGAAGATTATCGCGGCTAACGATAGCGTCATTGCGGCGGTGAAGGACCGCGATTACAAACGACTGGCCTCTATTGCCGGTAAACTGCAAAGCGACACCGATTTTGACTATGTGGTGATTGGCGATAGCCACTCTATCCGGCTTTATCATCCTAACCCGGAGAAAATTGGCTACCCGATGCAGTTCACCAAACCAGGCGCGCTGGAGAGGGGAGAGAGCTATTTCATTACCGGGACGGGCTCCATCGGCCTGGCAATGCGGGCAAAAACGCCAATCTTTGATGATGGCGGCAACGTTATTGGCGTGGTCTCCATCGGTTATCTGGTCAGCAAAATTGACAGTTGGCGGCTGGACTTCATTCTGCCGATGGCCGGCGTGTTTGTTTTGCTGCTGGTGATACTGATGTTGCTTTCCTGGTTTTTTGCCGCTCATATCCGCCGTCAGATGATGGGGATGGAACCGAAACAAATTGCCCGGGTGGTTCGTCAGCAGGAAGCGCTATTCAGTTCTGTTTATGAAGGGCTGATTGCCGTTGATCCGGATGGTTATATTACGGCCATTAACCGTAGTGCGAGAAAGATGCTTGGCCTGCGTTCGCCAGGTCGACAATGGTTGGGCAAACCGATTCATGAGGTGGTGAATCCATCGGATTTCTTTACCGAACAGATTGCCGAAAGGCGTGTGGACGCGATGGTCAACTTCAATGGCCTGAGCGTTATTGCCAACCGTGAGGCGATCCGGTCAGGCGATGAGTTGCTGGGGGCGATTATCAGCTTTCGTAGCAAAGATGAAATCGCCACCCTGAACGCGCAACTGACACAGATTAAGCAATATGTGGAGAGTCTGCGAACGTTGCGCCATGAACATCTAAACTGGATGTCAACGCTCAATGGCCTGCTACAAATGAAAGAGTACGATCGGGTCAGGGAGATGGTGCAGGGGGAATCGCAGGCGCAACAACAGTTGATTGACAGCCTGCGCGAGGCGTTTGCCGATCGCCAGGTGGCGGGCCTGCTGTTTGGTAAGGCTCAGCGCGCGCGTGAACTGGGTCTCAAAATGACGATCGTTCCCGGCAGTCAGCTCCAGCAGCTGCCGGAAGGGCTGGACAGTACCGAGTTTGCGGCGATTGTCGGGAATCTTCTCGACAACGCGTTTGAAGCCAGTTTGCGTACCGGGCAGGGGAATAAGGTTGTGGAACTGTATCTGAGCGATGAAGGCGATGATGTGGTGATCGAAGTTGCCGACCAGGGATGCGGCGTCCCTGAGGCACTGCGCGAAAAAATATTCGAACAGGGTGTAAGCACCCGTTCCGATGAGCCGGGTGAGCACGGCATCGGACTGTACCTGATTGCAAGTTATGTGGGGCGCTGTGGCGGAACGATTACTCTGGAAGATAACGATCCCTGTGGCACCTTATTCTCTCTTTTTATTCCGAAAGTGAAAAAGAACAATGACGGAACCATTAACCCTATTAATCGTTGA
- the cspE gene encoding transcription antiterminator/RNA stability regulator CspE, with product MSKIKGNVKWFNESKGFGFITPEDGSKDVFVHFSAIQTNGFKTLAEGQRVEFEITNGAKGPSAANVTAL from the coding sequence ATGTCTAAGATTAAAGGTAACGTTAAGTGGTTTAATGAGTCCAAAGGATTCGGTTTCATTACTCCGGAAGATGGCAGCAAAGACGTGTTCGTACACTTCTCTGCAATCCAGACCAATGGTTTTAAAACTCTGGCTGAAGGTCAGCGTGTAGAGTTCGAAATCACTAACGGTGCCAAAGGCCCTTCTGCTGCAAACGTAACTGCTCTGTAA
- the pagP gene encoding lipid IV(A) palmitoyltransferase PagP, translating into MSTAKNYFFLFSFLFIQLAILPRAVAEEKGWFNTFTDNVAETWQQPEHYDLYIPAITWHARFAYDKEKTDRYNERPWGGGFGQSRWDEKGNWHGLYIMAFKDSWNKWEPIGGYGWESTWRPLPDDNFHLGLGFTAGVTARDNWNYIPLPVLLPLASIGYGPATFQMTYIPGTYNNGNVYFAWMRFQF; encoded by the coding sequence GTGAGTACAGCTAAAAATTATTTTTTCCTTTTTTCATTTCTTTTTATTCAGTTAGCGATACTGCCGCGTGCAGTAGCAGAAGAAAAAGGGTGGTTTAATACCTTTACAGATAATGTTGCCGAAACCTGGCAGCAACCTGAGCACTATGATTTGTATATTCCCGCGATAACCTGGCATGCGCGTTTTGCCTATGATAAAGAAAAAACCGATCGTTATAACGAGCGTCCGTGGGGCGGCGGTTTTGGTCAGTCGCGCTGGGATGAAAAGGGAAACTGGCATGGCCTCTACATTATGGCTTTCAAAGATTCATGGAATAAATGGGAGCCGATCGGTGGTTATGGTTGGGAAAGTACCTGGCGACCTCTGCCGGATGACAATTTCCATCTGGGATTAGGTTTTACCGCCGGTGTGACGGCGCGTGATAACTGGAACTACATTCCTCTTCCTGTCCTGCTGCCGCTGGCCTCCATTGGTTACGGTCCGGCAACGTTTCAGATGACCTATATCCCCGGCACTTATAACAACGGTAACGTATACTTTGCGTGGATGCGTTTTCAGTTCTGA
- the dcuC gene encoding anaerobic C4-dicarboxylate transporter DcuC: protein MLTFIELLIGVVVIVGVARYIIKGYSATGVLFVGGLVLLIISALMGHKVLPSSETTTGYSATDIVEYIKILLMSRGGDLGMMIMMLCGFAAYMTHIGANDMVVKLASKPLQYINSPYLLMIAAYFVACLMSLAVSSATGLGVLLMATLFPIMVNVGISRGAAAAICASPAAIILSPTSGDVVLAAKAAEMPLIDFAFKTTLPISIAAIIGMAIAHYFWQRYLDKKENAAHEMLDVNEITTTAPAFYAILPFTPIIGVLIFDGKWGPQLHIITILVLCMLIAAVLEFVRGFNTQKVYSGLEVAYRGMADAFANVVMLLVAAGVFAQGLSTIGFIQSLISIATSFGSASIILMLVLVILTMLAAMTTGSGNAPFYAFVEMIPKLAQSSGINPAYLSIPMLQASNLGRTISPVSGVVVAVAGMAKISPFEVVKRTSVPVMVGLLIVIIATEVMVPGTSSAVTGG, encoded by the coding sequence ATGTTGACATTTATCGAACTCCTTATTGGAGTTGTGGTTATTGTGGGTGTAGCGCGCTACATCATTAAAGGGTATTCGGCAACCGGCGTGCTTTTTGTTGGCGGTCTGGTGCTGCTGATTATCAGCGCCCTGATGGGCCACAAAGTGCTGCCTTCCAGCGAAACCACGACGGGTTATTCCGCGACGGATATCGTTGAGTACATCAAGATCCTGCTGATGAGCCGTGGTGGCGACCTTGGCATGATGATCATGATGCTCTGCGGATTTGCCGCTTACATGACCCACATCGGCGCGAACGATATGGTCGTGAAACTGGCCTCAAAACCTTTGCAATACATCAACTCACCTTATCTGCTGATGATTGCCGCCTATTTTGTTGCCTGTCTGATGTCCCTGGCGGTGTCTTCCGCCACCGGACTCGGCGTATTGTTGATGGCGACGCTTTTTCCGATCATGGTCAACGTGGGGATTAGCCGTGGTGCCGCAGCGGCCATTTGTGCCTCGCCTGCCGCAATTATCCTTTCCCCTACCTCCGGTGACGTCGTGCTGGCTGCCAAAGCAGCCGAAATGCCGCTGATCGATTTTGCCTTTAAAACCACGCTGCCCATCTCCATTGCAGCAATCATCGGGATGGCGATTGCCCACTATTTCTGGCAACGTTATCTGGATAAAAAAGAGAACGCGGCCCACGAAATGCTGGACGTGAATGAAATCACCACCACGGCACCGGCGTTCTACGCCATTCTGCCGTTTACACCGATTATCGGGGTGCTGATTTTTGATGGTAAGTGGGGACCGCAACTGCACATCATTACGATTCTGGTGCTCTGTATGCTTATTGCGGCGGTGCTGGAGTTCGTTCGGGGTTTCAACACCCAGAAAGTGTATTCCGGTCTGGAAGTGGCGTATCGCGGTATGGCCGATGCGTTTGCGAACGTGGTGATGCTGTTAGTTGCGGCGGGCGTTTTCGCACAGGGTCTGAGCACAATTGGCTTCATCCAGAGCCTGATCTCCATCGCCACTTCGTTTGGGTCGGCGAGCATCATTTTGATGCTGGTACTGGTGATTCTGACCATGCTGGCAGCAATGACCACCGGTTCCGGTAACGCGCCGTTCTACGCTTTCGTCGAAATGATTCCTAAGCTGGCGCAATCATCGGGTATCAACCCGGCGTATCTGTCGATTCCAATGCTGCAGGCGTCCAACCTGGGCCGTACGATCTCCCCGGTCTCCGGCGTGGTCGTGGCGGTAGCCGGGATGGCAAAAATCTCCCCGTTTGAGGTGGTAAAACGCACCTCCGTACCGGTCATGGTCGGACTGTTGATCGTTATCATCGCGACCGAAGTGATGGTGCCGGGAACCTCCTCCGCAGTAACGGGAGGCTGA
- the lipA gene encoding lipoyl synthase: protein MSKPIVMERGVKYRDADKMALIPVKNVATEREALLRKPEWMKIKLPADSTRIQGIKAAMRKNGLHSVCEEASCPNLAECFNHGTATFMILGAICTRRCPFCDVAHGRPVAPDANEPVKLAQTIADMALRYVVITSVDRDDLRDGGAQHFADCIAAIREKSPTIKIETLVPDFRGRMDRALEILTATPPDVFNHNLENVPRIYRQVRPGADYNWSLKLLERFKEAHPEIPTKSGLMVGLGETNAEIIEVMRDLRRHGVTMLTLGQYLQPSRHHLPVQRYVSPDEFEEMKAEAIAMGFTHAACGPFVRSSYHADLQAKGMEVK, encoded by the coding sequence ATGAGTAAACCCATTGTGATGGAACGCGGTGTTAAATACCGCGATGCCGATAAGATGGCCCTTATCCCGGTCAAAAATGTGGCGACAGAGCGCGAAGCCCTGCTGCGCAAGCCGGAATGGATGAAAATTAAGCTTCCAGCGGACTCCACTCGTATCCAGGGCATCAAAGCAGCAATGCGTAAGAATGGCCTGCATTCTGTTTGTGAAGAAGCCTCTTGCCCAAACCTGGCGGAGTGTTTCAACCACGGTACCGCCACGTTTATGATCCTCGGCGCCATTTGTACCCGTCGCTGCCCGTTCTGTGATGTGGCCCACGGCCGCCCTGTGGCGCCGGACGCCAACGAACCGGTTAAGCTGGCACAAACGATTGCCGACATGGCTCTGCGCTATGTCGTTATCACTTCTGTTGACCGTGATGACCTGCGTGACGGCGGCGCTCAGCACTTTGCCGATTGCATTGCCGCTATTCGTGAGAAAAGCCCTACGATTAAGATTGAAACGCTGGTCCCCGACTTCCGCGGTCGTATGGATCGCGCCCTGGAGATTCTGACCGCCACTCCGCCGGACGTTTTCAACCATAACCTTGAAAACGTGCCTCGTATTTATCGTCAGGTTCGCCCAGGCGCTGACTACAACTGGTCGCTCAAATTACTGGAACGCTTTAAAGAAGCGCATCCGGAGATCCCGACCAAATCTGGTCTGATGGTGGGTCTCGGTGAGACGAATGCGGAAATCATTGAAGTGATGCGCGATCTGCGTCGTCATGGCGTGACCATGCTGACGCTGGGACAATATCTGCAGCCGAGCCGTCACCACCTGCCCGTTCAGCGCTATGTCAGCCCGGATGAATTTGAAGAGATGAAAGCAGAAGCCATCGCGATGGGCTTTACCCATGCTGCCTGCGGACCGTTCGTCCGTTCGTCTTACCATGCTGACCTGCAGGCGAAAGGGATGGAAGTGAAGTAA
- the dpiA gene encoding two-component response regulator DpiA encodes MTEPLTLLIVEDEMLLAEMHAEYIRHIPGFNQIWLAGNLAQARMMIERFKPGLILLDNYLPDGKGISLLHELTASHYPGGVVFTTAASDMETVADAVRSGAFDYLIKPIAYERLGQTLTRYQQRRRMLAENDSASQRQIDEMFNAYARGEPKDELPTGIDALTLNAVKKLFADPQVQHTAETVAQALTISRTTARRYLEYCASRHLVIAEIVHGKVGRPQRIYHG; translated from the coding sequence ATGACGGAACCATTAACCCTATTAATCGTTGAAGATGAAATGCTGCTTGCCGAGATGCACGCAGAGTACATCCGCCATATTCCCGGTTTTAATCAGATCTGGTTAGCCGGTAATCTGGCGCAGGCGAGAATGATGATTGAACGGTTTAAACCGGGTCTCATTTTGCTGGATAACTACCTTCCGGACGGGAAGGGGATCTCACTGTTGCATGAGCTGACGGCGTCGCATTATCCCGGCGGGGTGGTCTTTACCACCGCGGCCAGCGATATGGAAACGGTGGCCGACGCGGTACGCAGCGGGGCGTTTGATTATCTGATAAAACCTATCGCCTATGAGCGCCTGGGGCAAACGCTCACTCGTTACCAACAGCGCAGACGGATGCTGGCAGAAAACGACAGTGCCAGTCAGCGACAAATTGATGAGATGTTTAATGCCTATGCGCGAGGCGAGCCGAAAGATGAACTGCCCACCGGCATTGATGCGCTAACGTTGAATGCGGTTAAAAAGCTGTTTGCTGATCCTCAGGTACAGCACACCGCCGAAACCGTTGCGCAGGCGCTGACCATCAGCCGTACGACCGCCAGACGGTACCTCGAATATTGTGCCAGTCGGCATTTGGTTATTGCGGAAATTGTGCATGGCAAGGTGGGGAGACCGCAGCGTATTTACCACGGTTAA
- the ybeD gene encoding DUF493 family protein YbeD produces the protein MKTKLNELLEFPTPFTYKVMGQALPELVEQVVEVVQRHAPGDYSPTVKPSSKGNYHSVSITINATHIEQVETLYEELGNIEIVRMVL, from the coding sequence ATGAAAACCAAACTTAACGAACTGCTTGAATTCCCTACTCCTTTTACTTACAAAGTTATGGGGCAGGCGTTACCTGAGCTGGTTGAACAGGTGGTTGAAGTGGTACAGCGCCATGCGCCAGGTGATTACTCTCCGACGGTAAAACCCAGCAGCAAAGGCAATTACCACTCGGTCTCGATTACCATCAACGCGACCCATATTGAGCAGGTTGAAACGCTGTACGAAGAACTCGGTAACATCGAAATCGTCCGTATGGTTCTGTAA
- the crcB gene encoding fluoride efflux transporter CrcB: MLQLLLAVFIGGGTGSVARWMLSMRFNPMHQAIPIGTLTANLVGAFIIGMGLAWFSRMTNIDPMWKVLITTGFCGGLTTFSTFSAEVVFLLQEGRVGWAMLNVLVNLLGSFAMTALAFWLFSASSAH; encoded by the coding sequence GTGTTACAACTTCTTTTAGCGGTTTTTATTGGCGGTGGCACAGGAAGTGTAGCGAGGTGGATGCTCAGTATGCGGTTTAACCCCATGCATCAGGCGATTCCGATAGGAACCCTGACCGCAAATTTAGTGGGTGCATTCATCATTGGTATGGGACTGGCATGGTTTAGTCGAATGACTAACATCGATCCAATGTGGAAGGTCCTGATCACAACCGGCTTTTGTGGCGGCCTGACAACCTTCTCTACCTTTTCGGCGGAAGTGGTCTTTTTGCTTCAGGAAGGTCGAGTGGGCTGGGCAATGCTGAATGTGTTGGTCAACCTGTTGGGATCATTTGCGATGACGGCGTTAGCGTTCTGGCTATTTTCCGCCTCCAGCGCTCACTAA
- the lipB gene encoding lipoyl(octanoyl) transferase LipB — MSQDKILVRQLGLQPYEPVSQAMHDFTNTRDEQTPDEIWLVEHYPVFTQGQAGKAEHVLMPGDIPVIQSDRGGQVTYHGPGQQIMYVLLNLKRRKLGVRELVTLLEQTVVNTLAELDIDAHPRADAPGVYVGEKKICSLGLRIRRGCSFHGLALNVNMDLSPFLRINPCGYAGMEMAKISQWDNQATTDNIQPRLLANILALLNNPPYEYIPA; from the coding sequence TTGTCTCAGGATAAAATACTGGTCCGCCAGCTCGGTCTTCAACCCTACGAACCCGTCTCCCAGGCCATGCACGACTTTACCAACACCCGCGATGAACAGACTCCCGATGAAATCTGGCTGGTTGAGCACTATCCGGTTTTCACCCAGGGTCAGGCAGGGAAAGCGGAACATGTTTTAATGCCCGGTGATATTCCGGTCATTCAAAGCGATCGCGGTGGGCAGGTGACTTACCATGGACCAGGCCAACAGATCATGTACGTTCTGTTGAACCTGAAGCGACGTAAACTGGGCGTGCGGGAATTGGTTACGTTGCTGGAACAGACTGTCGTAAATACTCTGGCTGAGCTGGATATTGACGCTCATCCGCGTGCAGATGCCCCTGGCGTTTATGTCGGTGAAAAGAAAATATGTTCCCTCGGTTTGCGTATTCGCCGCGGTTGCTCATTCCATGGACTGGCATTAAACGTTAATATGGATCTCTCGCCTTTCTTACGAATTAATCCCTGCGGCTATGCCGGTATGGAAATGGCAAAAATATCTCAATGGGATAACCAGGCCACGACAGATAATATCCAACCACGATTATTAGCCAATATTTTAGCACTGCTAAATAATCCCCCTTACGAATATATTCCTGCTTAA
- the dacA gene encoding D-alanyl-D-alanine carboxypeptidase DacA: MKTTFSARFLQRMALTTALCTAAISGAHADDLNIKTMIPGVPQIDAESYILIDYNSGKVLAEQNADTRRDPASLTKMMTSYVIGQAMKAGKFKETDLVTIGNDAWATGNPVFKGSSLMFLKPGMQVPVSQLIRGINLQSGNDACVAMADFAAGSQDAFVGLMNSYVNALGLKNTHFQTVHGLDADGQYSSARDMALIGQALIRDVPNEYSVYKEKEFTFNGIRQLNRNGLLWDNSLKVDGIKTGHTDKAGYNLVASATEGQMRLISAVMGGRTYKGRETESKKLLTWGFRFFETVNPLKAGKEFASEPSWFGDTDRASLGVDKDVYLTIPRGRMKDLKASYVLNSTELHAPLQKNQVVGTINFQLDGKTIEQRPLVVLQEIPEGNFFSKIIDYIKLMFHHWFG, from the coding sequence ATGAAGACCACTTTTTCCGCTCGTTTCCTGCAGCGCATGGCGCTCACCACGGCTCTTTGTACAGCCGCTATTTCAGGCGCGCATGCCGATGACCTGAATATCAAAACCATGATCCCGGGTGTTCCGCAGATCGACGCGGAGTCCTACATCCTCATTGACTATAACTCCGGTAAAGTGCTGGCGGAACAAAACGCCGATACGCGTCGCGACCCGGCCAGTCTGACCAAAATGATGACCAGTTACGTTATCGGTCAGGCAATGAAAGCGGGCAAGTTTAAAGAGACGGATCTGGTCACTATCGGTAATGATGCATGGGCCACGGGTAATCCGGTCTTTAAAGGTTCATCGCTGATGTTCCTGAAGCCGGGCATGCAGGTTCCGGTATCGCAGCTGATTCGCGGGATTAACCTGCAGTCTGGTAACGACGCCTGCGTCGCGATGGCTGACTTTGCGGCTGGTAGTCAGGATGCGTTTGTCGGTCTGATGAACAGCTATGTGAACGCGTTGGGTCTGAAAAACACCCATTTCCAGACGGTTCACGGTCTGGATGCCGACGGTCAGTACAGCTCCGCTCGTGATATGGCGCTGATTGGCCAGGCGTTAATCCGCGACGTTCCTAACGAATACTCCGTCTACAAAGAAAAAGAGTTCACCTTTAACGGCATCCGTCAGTTGAACCGTAACGGTTTGCTGTGGGACAACAGCCTGAAAGTCGATGGCATCAAGACCGGTCATACCGATAAAGCAGGCTACAACCTGGTGGCCTCGGCGACCGAAGGTCAGATGCGTTTGATCTCCGCCGTCATGGGCGGGCGCACCTATAAAGGGCGTGAAACAGAAAGTAAAAAGCTGCTGACCTGGGGCTTCCGTTTCTTCGAAACGGTTAACCCGCTGAAAGCAGGCAAAGAGTTCGCGTCTGAACCGTCCTGGTTTGGTGATACCGATCGCGCCTCCTTAGGGGTTGATAAAGATGTGTATCTGACCATTCCGCGTGGCCGTATGAAAGACCTGAAAGCCAGCTATGTACTGAACAGCACGGAGCTGCATGCGCCGCTGCAGAAAAATCAGGTGGTCGGTACCATCAACTTCCAGCTTGACGGTAAAACCATTGAGCAGCGCCCTCTGGTCGTGCTGCAGGAAATCCCGGAAGGTAACTTCTTCAGCAAAATCATTGATTACATTAAGTTAATGTTCCATCACTGGTTTGGTTAA